TGGCCACTGTATTGTTTTCTTTGGCTTCAACCATGTTGGCAAAACCTTTCTCTTTTAACAAGCTGTCTGATGTTTGACAAGAGTACAAAAACGGATTCCTCTGTGTGCATTTGTTGTTTTGCGCCTCAAATGTCCGCATTACTGATAATCACCAATGCTGTGCTGCAGATGGGTTGGTTGCTTCACGGGATAATAATAATAAGGTCTCACCCTGCCAGCAAGAAGCTGATTCTCAAGGTGGTGAGGCACAGATGCCTAGGCTTCCAGAGGTACGCCATGGCAACTTCTCAATGCTAGGCTTAGTGCTACTGAAATGTCAGTAAACCATGTGTCAGTAAACTTCTCAATTACTTCGAGATCTTGTTTTTAGTTTCTAATCATTAGATTAGAGGTTTGTGTAAATCCATATGATTCTCATTATTctatttctctttcttttcaaccaatctcttttatttgttttaatattttaaataaatataaaaagataATAATGCATATTAAAGCTAATAACAGTTGTGGGTAGCATACGCCCTCAGGCATGTGCTCCCTGGGCGGTCATGTGTCTGGGGTTTTTAGTTTCATCATCGTTGATCTGTGGTTCTGAACAATAGCTCTTGTAATTTTGTGGCCTTGGTAATGAAATTCAGTTTTTAGTCCCTTGCGCGCCGCCCTGCCCCTCCTCCCCCTGCCTGTTTGGCCTATTATCCTATCACGTCAGCGGTTATGGTTTATATCATGTCTCTTGCACTGTGGCTGACAAGTTGATCGATAAAACACAATTGCATGGACTTCCTGTTGTTTTAATATCAAGAGATGCTCCATTGGTAGTTTGGTACCCTTTCCATAATACATGCATGTTTGCTGTGTCCAATCAACACTGATTTTGAAGCATGTATCGACCTCACTGTCCATACATACatgcatatttttttaaaagtaaAAAAGTATGAATAGTTTTCGAAGTATCTAATCAGCTCTAGGTGCATACTTTGTTTTAAAGCAGCCATTGAAAACTCATTGTGCAACAATGTGCATAGTACCTGGGTTACGGTGTCATAGTTTTCTTCAGTTCTTTCCCCTCCATCTAGATTAACCATTAGCCTTTTATATTTCTAATGCTGAATTTTCTTTTTCATGCTTTTGTAACATGCGTGCAGGACATCTGGTGTTATATACATTCCCTAATGCCAATGCGATCTGCTGCTCGAGCTGCCTGTGTATCTCAAGCTTTTCTACGTTCCTGGAGGTGCCATCCCAACCTCACTTTTAGTGTCAGGACGCTGAGATCAAATAAGAAGGAACATATTGTGAGAGATTTTTGTAGCAAAGTTGACCAGATTCTGAAAAGGCACTCATGCATTGGTATAAAAAAACTCAACATTCAGATGTGTGAAGGTTACTGTAATAGTTATCTCGACAGTTGGCTCCAGGTTGCTGTTAAATCAGGAATCGAAGAACTTTCACTTTCGATACCACCAATAGCAAAATACAGCTTCCCATGCTCACTCTTATCTAATGGGAGTGGAGACTCAATCCGATACCTAGACTTCACTGGTTGCTCCTTCCGTCCCACAACTGAACTTGGTTGTTTAAGAAGCCTGACAAAACTGCATCTTTATCATGTCCGTTTTACTGGGGATGAGTTAGGGTGCCTTCTCTCCAATTCTTTTGCCTTGGAGGTGTTGGGAATCCGGTATTGTAATGGGATAGGTAGCTTGAAGCTCCCTTGCACGCTGCAGCGCCTAAGGTACCTAGAGGTTTTAGGCTGTTGCAAGCTGGGAATGATAGAAAGCAAagctccaaatattttcaaCTTTGACTATGAAGGAAAGCGCATTCAACTGTCACTCGGAGAAACGTTGCAAATGAAGGAGCTAAGATTGTCCTTCTCTGGCTCAGTTCATTACTTTTCTGTTGAACTTCCATCCAGAATGCCAAACCTTAAAGTTGCCACTATATCTTCGCATAGAGAGGTATACTCTAAAGTCTTGGCTGGACCAGCAATATTCATATTTTGCTTCCATATATTTACAGCAGTCATATGCCATGGAGTATAACTAGCGTGTTTC
This sequence is a window from Panicum virgatum strain AP13 chromosome 7K, P.virgatum_v5, whole genome shotgun sequence. Protein-coding genes within it:
- the LOC120641186 gene encoding FBD-associated F-box protein At3g49020-like isoform X1, translating into MSMERQPDRLRRRAHTTYGLVASRDNNNKVSPCQQEADSQGGEAQMPRLPEDIWCYIHSLMPMRSAARAACVSQAFLRSWRCHPNLTFSVRTLRSNKKEHIVRDFCSKVDQILKRHSCIGIKKLNIQMCEGYCNSYLDSWLQVAVKSGIEELSLSIPPIAKYSFPCSLLSNGSGDSIRYLDFTGCSFRPTTELGCLRSLTKLHLYHVRFTGDELGCLLSNSFALEVLGIRYCNGIGSLKLPCTLQRLRYLEVLGCCKLGMIESKAPNIFNFDYEGKRIQLSLGETLQMKELRLSFSGSVHYFSVELPSRMPNLKVATISSHREIINTPLLHSKYLHLKSLTILLFAGTFPPAYDYFSLVSIFDGCPSMESLVLDVSQYEMEHVSIFTDPSELRKMQGQQHHKMKSVKIQGFTSAKSLVELTCHIVESMTSLECLTLETHQSSSRCFEPADKSNKCSPLPIHILKEAQRGLLAIRTYIEPKVPAMVKLHVVETCRRCHAVEL
- the LOC120641186 gene encoding uncharacterized protein LOC120641186 isoform X2 — translated: MSMERQPDRLRRRAHTTYGLVASRDNNNKVSPCQQEADSQGGEAQMPRLPEDIWCYIHSLMPMRSAARAACVSQAFLRSWRCHPNLTFSVRTLRSNKKEHIVRDFCSKVDQILKRHSCIGIKKLNIQMCEGYCNSYLDSWLQVAVKSGIEELSLSIPPIAKYSFPCSLLSNGSGDSIRYLDFTGCSFRPTTELGCLRSLTKLHLYHVRFTGDELGCLLSNSFALEVLGIRYCNGIGSLKLPCTLQRLRYLEVLGCCKLGMIESKAPNIFNFDYEGKRIQLSLGETLQMKELRLSFSGSVHYFSVELPSRMPNLKVATISSHREVSQYEMEHVSIFTDPSELRKMQGQQHHKMKSVKIQGFTSAKSLVELTCHIVESMTSLECLTLETHQSSSRCFEPADKSNKCSPLPIHILKEAQRGLLAIRTYIEPKVPAMVKLHVVETCRRCHAVEL